In Streptomyces sp. NBC_00414, a single window of DNA contains:
- the rsgA gene encoding ribosome small subunit-dependent GTPase A, with product MSFSSSSISSSASSVSSVHPLVPYGWDDAWAAAFAPHLERGLVPGRVVRVDRGQCDVITADGPVRVDTEFVTPNDPLRVICTGDWAVVDPGGDPRYVQTYLPRRTAFVRSTSSKRSEGQILAANVDFAIIAVSLAVELDLGRIERFLALAWESGAQPLVVLTKADLVPDPVGLAYLVQDVETAAPGVQVLAVSSTDGAGLDVLGAVVSGGTSVLLGQSGAGKSTLANALLGEDVMAVQAARDVDGKGRHTTTTRNLLVLPGGGVLIDTPGLRGVGLFDAGSGVGQVFSEIEELAQGCRFLDCAHVAEPGCAVLAALASGVLPERRLESYRKLLRENQRIVAKTDARVRNELRREWKRRGAEGRAAMEAKRGYQGRA from the coding sequence TTGTCTTTCTCGTCTTCCTCCATCTCTTCTTCCGCGTCTTCTGTTTCCTCGGTTCATCCGCTCGTGCCCTATGGCTGGGACGACGCGTGGGCCGCCGCATTCGCCCCCCACCTCGAACGCGGTCTCGTACCGGGACGGGTCGTGCGGGTCGACCGCGGGCAGTGCGACGTGATCACCGCCGACGGGCCCGTGCGGGTCGACACCGAGTTCGTCACTCCCAACGACCCGCTCCGGGTCATCTGCACCGGGGACTGGGCCGTCGTCGACCCCGGCGGGGACCCCCGCTACGTACAGACGTATCTGCCGCGTCGTACCGCCTTCGTGCGGTCGACCTCGTCCAAGAGGTCGGAAGGGCAGATCCTCGCCGCCAACGTGGACTTCGCGATCATCGCGGTGTCCCTGGCGGTGGAGCTCGACCTCGGCCGGATCGAACGGTTCCTGGCCCTGGCCTGGGAGTCCGGCGCCCAGCCGCTGGTCGTGCTGACCAAGGCCGACCTCGTGCCCGACCCGGTGGGCCTCGCCTATCTCGTGCAGGACGTGGAGACCGCCGCGCCGGGCGTGCAGGTGCTGGCGGTCAGCTCCACGGACGGGGCCGGGCTCGACGTGCTCGGCGCCGTCGTGTCCGGCGGGACCTCCGTGCTGCTCGGCCAGTCCGGAGCGGGCAAGTCGACGCTCGCCAACGCGCTGCTCGGGGAGGACGTGATGGCCGTCCAGGCGGCGCGTGACGTCGACGGCAAGGGCCGGCACACCACGACGACCCGGAATCTGCTCGTGCTGCCGGGCGGCGGCGTGCTGATCGACACCCCAGGTCTGCGGGGGGTCGGGCTCTTCGACGCCGGTAGCGGGGTCGGGCAGGTGTTCTCCGAGATCGAGGAGCTCGCCCAGGGCTGCCGGTTCCTGGACTGCGCGCACGTGGCCGAACCCGGTTGCGCGGTGCTGGCCGCGCTGGCCTCCGGGGTGCTGCCCGAGCGGCGGCTCGAAAGCTACCGCAAGCTCCTCCGCGAGAACCAGCGGATCGTGGCCAAGACCGACGCGCGCGTCCGCAACGAACTGCGCCGGGAGTGGAAGCGCCGGGGCGCCGAAGGGCGGGCCGCGATGGAGGCCAAGCGCGGATATCAGGGCCGCGCCTGA